The proteins below are encoded in one region of Drosophila santomea strain STO CAGO 1482 chromosome 3R, Prin_Dsan_1.1, whole genome shotgun sequence:
- the LOC120450913 gene encoding lysosomal-associated transmembrane protein 4B has protein sequence MPKPLLNSCCLCQSTRNGSVISGILAIVLSIITIVVIFTTRVHFKTIIFDFIPNDIVKIILVINLCMTILISLLMVIGALKRNHYLMVPWVVLGIMIAIGLLISVIYTGIVFFIDGYVLTGVIWLIFGLIVCAIMTYCWCVVYSEYANLSEENERGRYNKQPYRR, from the exons ATGCCGAAGCCCCTTTTAAATTCGTGCTGTTTGTGCCAATCGACCCGGAATGGCTCCGTCATCTCGGGCATCCTGGCGATAGTCCTGTCGATCATTACCATTGTGGTGATCTTCACGACACGTGTGCACTTCAAGACGATAATCTTTGACTTCATCCCCAATGACATTGTGAAGATTATCCTAGTCATCAATTTGTGCATGACGATCTTGATATCGTTGCTCATGGTCATAGGTGCGCTGAAG CGGAACCACTATCTGATGGTCCCATGGGTGGTCCTCGGCATTATGATTGCCATCGGTCTGCTGATCTCCGTCATCTACACGGGCATCGTCTTCTTCATCGACGGCTACGTGCTGACTGGCGTCATTTGGCTGATCTTCGGCCTAATTGTCTGCG CCATTATGACCTACTGCTGGTGCGTGGTCTATAGTGAATACGCCAACCTGTCCGAGGAGAACGAACGCGGTCGTTACAACAAGCAGCCGTACCGCCGCTAG